A region from the Candidatus Electrothrix scaldis genome encodes:
- a CDS encoding ATPase — protein sequence MLLADFGTSYTKLFTAGPEGNEPRTPRIVPTRELDPEFMADLATGHNAKRRGKEAVNELIALAKGGRRLIAEPDAVLLDCGSRDIKFIRYQDFEVADMGWNAECGASMGFTIELLESYYKVDYSKVAIPETGFSVTCGVLGMSNIFDAVVTGSSETEAVAKFVRGIARNAFRFAGSPDKLYLSGGLCDNPLFLGCFPCEVIPLGRFVLLEGLKAHLNK from the coding sequence ATGCTGCTGGCTGATTTCGGGACCTCTTATACCAAGCTTTTCACAGCAGGACCAGAGGGCAACGAGCCACGTACTCCACGTATTGTCCCCACCCGTGAGCTTGATCCAGAATTTATGGCTGATCTTGCCACTGGTCATAACGCCAAGCGACGGGGAAAAGAAGCTGTGAATGAGCTGATTGCCTTGGCTAAGGGGGGCCGCCGCCTGATTGCAGAGCCCGATGCAGTGTTGCTCGACTGCGGCAGCCGGGATATCAAGTTCATTCGCTACCAGGACTTTGAGGTGGCAGATATGGGCTGGAACGCAGAGTGCGGCGCCTCAATGGGCTTTACCATTGAGCTGCTGGAATCCTATTATAAGGTTGATTACAGTAAGGTGGCTATTCCTGAAACGGGATTTTCCGTTACCTGTGGCGTCCTTGGCATGAGCAATATCTTTGATGCTGTGGTCACAGGCAGTTCAGAAACCGAGGCTGTCGCAAAATTTGTCCGAGGTATTGCCCGTAATGCCTTCCGCTTTGCTGGTTCCCCAGACAAACTTTATCTCTCGGGTGGTCTCTGCGATAACCCGCTTTTTCTCGGCTGCTTCCCCTGTGAGGTCATCCCCTTGGGGCGATTTGTGCTCCTGGAGGGGCTGAAGGCGCATCTGAACAAGTAA